Part of the Vigna unguiculata cultivar IT97K-499-35 chromosome 3, ASM411807v1, whole genome shotgun sequence genome, TACATGAGCCTTAATGGTTATTAGAGCGTTAGGATACCAACAaaaactgagtccttatgtccttacatacactaaaaccttttaaaatttcccttgaaatcctaattcaaccacatcttctcatattccaacttcatgcaatttcaccacacatattacgagtcataacaattcatgcatattataactaagttcacattttaacatttaaacatagCTTTATCCATTAGAAACAGAGAAATAACATTCAACTGCAGAGGTTCTTGCCCAAGCTGgaaggtctcgcccaggcgaaagggctttttcgcttaggcgagtcattcttgcttgagcgaggctcgaaacagagaacaacccaaactctggGTGAATTCTCGATCAGGCTAAGCTGTCTCGTttagacgagagtgactctcgctcaagcgagaatggctcgcctaggcgagatctcgcgcagagacaggggatgagtttctggtgttttcgctcaggcaaaaataccagattcccaatctgttctcacatgcaacagtctagaaatctagcacaatccaatcatacactcaattacacagttcaagcactcatacaacactcaatcatgcaattcaaagtcatcataatgatttctatacgaaattcaagcgaaacagttagcttcccttacctgttatcctgtttagacagctttataaacgtcaacgcctctaactccacagggtgctctatctacacatagaaacatcacaagaacgatcaggacataccgttatgatcactgatcagcagagacttatactgatgattaaaacgtcgcataCAAGCAGAAGAGGActtgcatgcaacagaaaacagtaaaagactaaaaagagagcagaaactcaacttacgcaaACGAAGAAACTGATCggggtccaatttgaagagctcgccgagaggatTAATCTTACGGTCCCGGTTCTTCAATTAGATgaccagagagacagaacctctagagagaagtcagagaactctagaaaagtggtttctagagagatccattttctagggtcttacattatctttataataaaatttaatataaaagtgatttatcaaaaaataaggaaaaatggtacataaatattattatctaattctcaaatataaataattattcttcctaatatgtatatatatgtgtgtatataactaaaatttcCTCCCAGCATTTACAAATATGAAATCTGGTCTAATCTGCaacaaataattgaatttaaagcTAAGAGTGTATTGTATACTATGTAAAAAAGTAGTTGTTGTAAGGATATTCACTTTGATTCGTAAGAGAGTGAAGGTGCTTTTACAATTGttgaaaacataatataaagaTAGATGATTATTTGTTTCCGATTTCTAAAGTCTGagataagaaaatagaaagtagATTGTTGTGAAATCTAGATTGAAATAAAATGTGATCCAAATATACAGTTTGGATTGTGGTAGGCAATGGAgcaattaaaatttgaagatgttatcagactttttttgtagtgattatTGAACTCTCTGATCTTCCACAAATGTCCCTCCAGtttaataaatttcatgatTGAGATGTTCGGTCTTTGATAGGATGGGTGTGCATTGGAATTTTCATGATGAAAACAAAGtatataaatagaaagaaaaaaaaccaaattttggtgTTAATGAAAACAATGAAATTCCTGATTTTAATGAATGAAGTCAACTTTGAAATCGAGAATTGAGTGACCTTTCTGACCATCTCTTTGTTGCACATATTTTGCTGCTAAATAGTTTGACCTTGTGAATCGGGCAGAAGCTGTGATCTTGATGGGGAAAGCGCATAGTTTAAGGGAAGAAGAAGTGTTCATAAGATATATACATTGTTTTTTAAGACCTCAGTGTTACGAGTCCAAGCAGTTAGACCAATTAGAAAATCATCTTGTTTTTTTCTGTGGGCGCctcctaaaaattattttaaaaccatttttgtaaaaatacagAAAATGGGATGTGAcagatagataaaaaaattggaaaagggAAACAGTAGGGAAAAAAGtgatgttagaatattattattgtacTAAAACCAGAATggagataatattaataattgataaattgataaataaaataaaataagtgggGAGTGAGTGAGTGGATGGTGCGTAGTAGTTAGGGTGAAGAGAGACCCTATTAATATCCGGAGAGCCCACTCGTCTTCTTGCGTTTCTTCAGAATAACCAAAATCTCATCTCAGTCAGTTGCTGACATGTCCATCGAGTTTGAATCCGAATCCATTTCGACGCCCACGGCCCAGGCCCAAGACAGATCCAACTCCGGCTGCGCCTTGCTATTGCCATCGTGCTGTCTGGGGCCACGACGCCGTTCCTCGTGGTGGGAGCGCGTCCGCTCCACCTCCTGGTCCCACTCCAATTCTCCTTCCTTCGGTGACCGATGGTGGTCGCGTGGCCTGAGGGCGCTCAAGAAGCTTCGCGACTGGTCCGAGATCCTGGCCGGCCCCAGGTGGAAGACCTTCATTCGGAGGTTCAACCGCAACCGCGCCTCCAAGCGCATGCCCAAGTACCAGTATGATCCAATGAGTTACGCCCTCAACTTCGACGAGGGCCATAACGGGGATTTCAACGACGACGCCGCGCTCCGCAATTTCTCCACGCGCTACGCCGCCGTCAACGTGAAGTCAGTTTCCCCCAAGGCCCGTGACACCGACGACGACGCCGTTTTCGTGTGAGTGGTACTACGCGTGGTTAACGCGGTGAGTCCTTTGGTTGGTAGCTGAGGCTGCCCCTTCGCCTTACTTTTCACGTTTCATTTCCTATCGCCAATTATTTACTCTTATTTCTTTTCCTATATAGTATATACTATACATCCATATAAATCGGAATGGTCATTACTCTGTATATacacctttttttatttattttatttttaccataTTCTAccataattaattcattttttttgtatggTTGGAGCTCGGgttgggtgggtgggtggaggaTCCAGGAATTCatctttgatttgatttgataatAGCATTAGGTAGTGATTatgaatatgattattattattattattatgtggtATGGATGGGCCTGAGGTTGGGGTTTGCTTTTAGAATAGGCAATTGCAATGAATAGACTTAagtagaaattgagtatttgtttGGAGTGTGTGACGTTATTGAACCCTAAAAATTGTCATTTTCATGAATGTGATGAATGAAGGTGGGGTGGGTTAAGTAGCGGGAAAAAATGCTCTTGTAAGTAGTGGAAGATACTTTCTTATAATAACCTACACCCTGTAAATACATTATTCAATCAATAATTAGATTAAGACATTTCTTATCGTTTTTCCCCAATCTCTTATTCTTTACATAATACCACGTCTTCATTGCGGcgattcttttttctttttcttcaatatttaaaTCAACACTCTACCTCCccagttccatttcttttatctgttttttctttaatttaaatacaatttcttatatttaaagcaattaattcaattttttcaaattatattatcaGTGTGCACCAATTTATTTgcattttatttagttaatatGAATGGAAAGTTACATTATGTATTTGTTTGATAAATTCATAAAACACGAATCTTGTTGTgatgttaattttagtaatgacagctaataaaaaagattaactaaaaaatttaaatattccaATTTGTAATTATACACCATTACAATAATtacaacttttaatttaaaaaaatattattttgattataaaatataagaaaagactTACTTGCGTGAGGTTATATTAGATAATACTgatagtttttacaaatttttaataaaatgatattaacaTTTCCTCTGTTTTTAAGACTggcttcaatattttttatatctttaagaAATGACGTCAATCTGCgctatatttaaaattgacttCAACACTTATATTTCTAAGAAATGACATCAATCTTCTTTGTATTCTAAACAAAGTAacaatcatattttatattttaatttaaaaatgttatattgattaagacttaaataaaaaatatatagattgaaaattaagattttaaaatttaaagtttaaacaatttttcataatgaaaaagttaaataatttaaatatactgAGAAATATGAAcgttactttttttaaaacacaataaaaatgaatgatacctattaaaaatatatagatgtgtaaattaaacatgaaaaaaatggtGCTCGATTCATTGATGGTCTTTATGGGCAATGAATTgacattattgataattaaggaGCTAATGAGAAGAAAGAAACTAAATCCTCAAATTAGTGTTCTAAATTATATGACTGTTTCTagttttaaatactttaaaagtCTTCCCTCGGCCTCTCTCTAAACATCTGTCCCCATATTATCCTAAACCTACTTCTGATTTCATAATTAATACACTTCTAACTATTGTTTAATACCCATCTCTTGTTAGTCTTTTTTAGTGTGCTTTATAGTAATAAATCCTTTATCAATCCTTAAGCTTCTACAACACACCAAACGATACTTGTAAATTACTAACCTATGGGATTATCTCTATCCTCATATCACTAAAAAATTCCATCATAAGGATAAAGAAATTGATTTCGAAatatattaagagaaaaaaaaaagagtcaaTGTTTCATTGGAAAGTAAGACACTcttatataactaaaattatatgtaataacAGGTTAAGATTAATTTATATTCATGAACATGACCTCTTTCACCAGTCAAATATTACTTTGATCATATGATCATCTTATCAACCTCCCAGGTTTCAGGTCTTACTTCAGACGGTCTCTCGGcgtatattttaattatttcccACAAGCTgacaataaaaaacaatcaaAACGAATTTCTTtctgtaaaattaaaaactaaatcaatgtTAAAAATCTCAAACCGtagatttttctatttatacGATCTAAGAATAATGGAAGAGTAAAATTCTGAAAAATTTTGTCTGCTAATAGGTGGTATAATGGATAGGATTCGAGATTTTGTTTTTAGACAAGACAGTGAGATACTCTTTCGATGCTTCTCTCGATTCACATTGATATCAGACTGGTGCGTGGTTATATTTAGGAATTAAAAATACAAGGATATCTGCAATATAttgatattcataaatatttataaatatttattactgACATATAACGGatatttaaataccaatttataaatgaattgaattgaatgtttatttcaagaaatttaaatttaaatttaatttatattttatcagattaaatttaattataattaaaaattaatttatatttaatttaattaatatgttatattgctttataattttatcgttgaaaatttataaaatatctttttttaaacatttgttacagattttttaaaatctccaaacattttttaaactaataaagAGACTTATAGTAAATAgatttttttgttactttttattACAGGACAAATAACAGATAGAACTCGTTACCATCTCTAATCATATTAATCCGGCGTGTACATAAGAATTTGATAAATTCCCTTACAACTTTCACCTTAATGAGTATGAATTTAAACCCTCTAAATTTTGCACACAGAAAATTGGACATTTTGGTGATTTTGCAGTAACTCTCGACCCTTTTTTATTACAGAAATTAATCTGTACTGTAAACTTTCGTTCCACATTATCAAATCCAAAATTTACTGCGAATGAATGTCTCTTTTCCTTAGCATAAAGATCAACCTTGAAAGAAAGTTTTTACATTATGAATTATCCAGAATTTAAAAAGAATGTTCACTGAGATTGTTGCTATACAATAAGAAACAACCCTCCATGTCATAGCTCTAAATATACGGATACACATCAAGCCAATGGCACCAGATTTGCATGTACAGCTagcaaatattaataatgtcaaataatataacaacaaTAACTTTGCCAAAATGTCTGAGACAAGGTAGAACCTTATATCAACATCGTCTGCATAGACTCGTTTATCTTTTCCACCACAGACAGCTTCagatttttacattttttttttcaaaaacaaaaggatGCACACAGCATCAGAGGAAGCCTTCATCCTTGAACTACTTTATTTACAGACTTTATCTGCAACAAAATCTCACCAACTATCCATGGGAAGCTAAGAAAACACGAGCTTTCCTGGCTATAATAGCTGGGGTGATAGGTCACATGATACCATGCAGAAGCCATAGGACGATACTCCTGCGGCTGGCAACTAGTTTCAAACCATTCTTTAGCTTCGTGCTGCAGATTCTTCACTGAGAGCAGAATCCGATCTTTCATATCACCATATCTCCTGTTATCACGCTGCAAATATGAAGCACGGTTTTGCAAGTTACCAAGTAGCATTTCATCCTCAGTCTCGGCACCGTAGAAGTTCATCAAACTACTCATCTTCTCTGCGTACATTTCTTTGTGACTTGAGGCTGTCTCAAGGAAGGCCTCAAAACCATTCACTTCAAAGCTACGATCATATGCTTCTTCAGCAAGCTTCTCTGACCATacaaaactatattttatttgcaGTTGAGACTCAATTATAGCACGATAAAGTTTTCCTAGTACCC contains:
- the LOC114176589 gene encoding uncharacterized protein LOC114176589, coding for MSIEFESESISTPTAQAQDRSNSGCALLLPSCCLGPRRRSSWWERVRSTSWSHSNSPSFGDRWWSRGLRALKKLRDWSEILAGPRWKTFIRRFNRNRASKRMPKYQYDPMSYALNFDEGHNGDFNDDAALRNFSTRYAAVNVKSVSPKARDTDDDAVFV